The following DNA comes from Chryseobacterium gallinarum.
CAATACTTTCTGTAAGCTTATCCAGCTCTCTGTAATTATCAAGAATCGGGGTAATATTTTCAAATCCGTTATTGATCATATCTGAAATTTTAGCCAGATAATCATCGGTTTTAAAACCATTACAGATCACTTCAATATTCTTATCTACCTTACCTTTTTCATAAAGGGATTTTACAATATCCATGTCATACGCAGATGATGTTTCTATGGAAATATCATTCTTCAGGGCTTCTTCCAATACGAAGTTAAAATGACTGGATTTTGTACAGTAGCAGTAGGTATAATTCTTTTTATATTCGGTTTTCTCAAAAGCTTCTTTAAACCAGCCTTTCGCTTTCTGAATATTTTGAGAAATTCTCGGCAGGTAGCTAATCTTTAGCGGAGTGCCAAATTGTTCAACAACATCCATCAAAGGAATGTCGTGAAACAACAAATTGTTCTCAGAAACATTAAATTCCTCTGTAGGAAAATATAATGTCTGATCAATAAGTTCCGAGTATTTTATTTTCATTTCTAAACAAGTGAATTAAGAAATGCAAAATTGCTAAAAAAGTTTCATTTTTAGGTGTTAAAATTATTATAATTTTAAATTAGCTCCTAATATTGAATCTTACAAAAATTTATCTCTGATAATCAATAGGTAAACTTTTGGATATATTCAGTTCTTTTGGCATCTGAAATACCCAATACCTTCTGGATATAAGCATCCGTAGAACCATATTTTTTATTGATTTCCCCAAAAGCAGCATCAAGATATCGTTTTTCCACCCAGCTCAGTTTTTCCAGTACCTGCAAATCCATTTTGGGATATAGAAAATGTAAGTTTCCGGCAAGGTGGAGTCTTTTCCGGACGAGATTCTTTCTGTAGTTATTGGATAAAAGATATTCGTTGTAAATTGTTTCTTCGTCAAACTTCAGAATGGCTAAAATCAGGGCTGTGATTATTCCTGTCCTGTCTTTTCCTGCCGTGCAGTGATACAATACCGGATGATCTGCTTCCAGGATCTCTGCAATAATTGTTTTTATGATTTCCGGATTTTCGGTTACGTACTCACGATAGAAATCCACCATTCTTTTATCCGCATCCGAAGCCTTAACCTTTCCCTTAAGTACCAGTTTTCTTGCCTGGGCAAGCTGATCTCCCCGATCTTCAAAGGCTGAGTATTTTTTATAAGTGATCCCATTTGGAAGATGATCCGGTTTTTCAAAAATCTCTTTTGAATTTCTTAAATCTATAATTTCAGCAATTCCCAGTTTTCCAAACTCATCAAAAGACTTCTTTTTAAGTTGATGAAGATGGGCACTTCTGTAGAGCATACCTTCTTTTAAAGCTCTCCCTTCCGTATTTTTAATATTGCCTACTGTACGGAAATTATAAACCTTTTTGATGTTAAGAACTTTTTCCGTTTCATTTTTACCATATTCCGGGGTTTCAAAATGCTGTGTTTTGCATGAGAATATACAGCATAGTGATATGCTGAGAACTGATATTTTGATTAATGTATTCAAAAGTTTTTGGGATTTAACACAAAAGGTACGAAAGTTTTTATAATAACACTTTAGTTTACTTAAGTAAGCTTAAAAGTACACTTAAGCAGGAAAAGATTTTCAGCAAACTTAAGTGTGCTTCTTATTTTAAGTTTTGGCTAAAGCCAATGGAATTTATTTTTTTATTGAACGGGCTAAAGCCCGTTTCTATTTGAATTACTTGTTGGGTTATTAAATCCTATCACAAATAATTTTTTCCGATAAAAATCAACAGGTCCCCTTTTTCATATTCGATGGAAACCTCATCTTCAATCGCAAAGTTTCTTGTTCCGATTCTTGAGGTAATACTTAAGCTTCCGTTATGTAAAGGCCAGTTTAATCCTTTTGTGGTTACATTTTCTACAGAAGGGAATGGGTATAATGAAATCATTTTATCCTGAACTCCATTGATGGTAAAGCTTTTGGGGATAAAATAATATTCTGAAAATTCGTCGTAAAATTTCAAATTCATTTTATCTTTAAAAGCATAGGCTACCGTCAGATTTCCTAAAAAGTGGTCCTGCTCTCCGCCACTACCTCCCAAAATATCGACTGCTTTACCTCCTTTTTCAGCAATAATATCCAAAGCCTTATGGAAATCCGTTTTATCCTGATCCGGGGTATGAATAAATTTTTCCTGATAAATATTTTCATCTGTACCTGAATGAGAATCGAAATCGCCTGAAATAAAATCCAGTTTATCCAGCGGGAACCCTATTCTTTTTAAATAATGAAAGGCACCGTCCGTACAGGCGATCAGGTCATAATTCTCCGGATCCGGAAAGGATTCCGGTGCATCTCCATTGATGAAAAGCAATACTTTATCTTTCATTCGGATTCCAGTATTCTTCCGGTTCGTTATTCAATTTGGAAACGTATCTTGCCAGCACAAAAAGATAATCTGAAAGCCTGTTTAAATATTTGATCAATTCAGGACGTACTTCCTCAGATTCATTCAGAAATACCAAGGAGCGTTCTGCCCTTCTGCAAATGGTTCTTGCTGCATGTAGAAACGTTGCTGGTTTTCCGCCTCCGGGGAGAATGAAATACTGAAGGGGTTCCAGTTTTTCATCAAAAGCATCCATCCATTGTTCCAGTTCCTCAATCTCTGCTTCGGAAATAATTAAAGGAAGACGTGACTTCCCGTTTGCCAACATCAGTTTATCCACCGGTGTTGCAGCTTCCGAGCCTACTGTAAACAGATCAAACTGTATTTTTTTTAATTGCTTTAAAACTTCTTCATCCTCAATATGACTTTTGGCAATTCCAATAAATGAATTCAGTTCATCTATATTTCCATAACTGTCAACTCTTGCGCTGGCTTTGGAAACTCTCGTTCCACCGTACAATGCCGTTTGCCCTTTGTCGCCTGTTTTTGTATAAATTTTCATACTACTAAAATACTTTTTTTTGTACAATGTAAAAAGTAAAATGTTCGCATGATGTGCACACAATCATTTTGGAGAAGATTAACCACAAAAGGCCACAAAAGTTTCTTACAAAATATTACATTGAGATACTTCCTCCCCACTTACAATGTCCAAAAAATGGCCGGGAAAAACCGGCCATATCCAAATTATTTATTTACCTCTACGTATTGTATGATGGTCTGACTGGTGGGGCTGTAGATCAGTGTACTGCTGTTTGGAAACCTCTTCAGCTTATAATACTGAATGCTTTTATCGGTTTTAATTTCATCCAGGAAACGGGTGTCAAAAGTATTTTCGGGAAGAAATTTTGAAGCAAGACTTATTTTATCTATGATACTTTGCCCATCAATCTTACGGGCTTTTTTATCCGATTTACTTTCATCGGTAGTAGGCTGACTTTCCAAAAAAGGAAGCAGCGCTGCAATATCCGCTTTATATTTAAAGACATATCCTTCAGAACCGGTAGGAAATTTGAACTTTTTTCCTTTTTCATCAGAAATTACGGGTGCTCCTGTACCAGGAAAAACCGTGTTAAATTTAACATCTTTAGAGTTGGTTAGAGAATTAATAGATTCGTTCACTGTTTTTTTAACGCTTTCTTCTACTGCCTGCTGGGCTTTCTGCTGCACTGTTTCTTTTGTTTTTTGTACAGTCTGATCTATTTTCTCTTCGATTTTATTACATGATATTAATAAAAATGCCGTAATAACGGGCAAAATATACTTCTTCATAATGCAATTCAGTTAATGGTCAATTTCTTTTTTATTAATTCACTTTTCTTTTAACGGAAAAGCAGGTGCAGATATTTTAACAGAAAAAATATTTTTTTTAATCTCTAAAAATCCTGCTGACAAACTGTTGTCATAACCCCATTTTATCTTTGTATCAACAATAACAAACAAAAACCATACAATTATGACAACTACAGCAACAGCCACTAAACAATTCATGTCCACAGAACAGTTATTAGAGCAATGGCAAGGCCACAGAAACCTGACAAGGAGAGTGATTGAGAGCTTTCCTGAAAAAGAGTTATTTGAATTTTCAGTAGCCGGCATGAGACCTTTTGCAAAACTGGCAGTAGAATTAATCAGTATTGCAGGACCTGCACTAAAAGGAATTATTGAAAATAATATGGAAGCCTATAATGAAGAGGGCTTTAATCCCAAAACAAAGGAAGAGATCTTAAAAAAATGGGATGAGGAAACGGAGGTAATCAACCATTATTTCAACCAGATTTCTGCAGAACGCTTCCAGGAAACTTTCAACCTGTTCGGGCAGTACGAGTTTCCCGTATATCAGAACATCCTTTATTTCATAGATAATGAGATCCATCACCGTGGACAGGGGTATGTTTACCTGAGAGCCTTAGGTATTGAACCGCCATTTTTCTGGGAGAGATTCTAGTAAGGGCCTTTTTACTTCAGAAACCATTTCATTTATTTGTCTCAATTAAGTCTTTAAACCTCAACAATTACTCTGTTGGGGTTTATTTATGCCTCTCAGACATCTTTATCAGAAGCTCGCTCAGTCTTATACGAAGGCTTTCCGGCTCTAAGACCGTTGCATAATCTGCAAAAGTGACCAGCCAGCGTGGAAATCCATCATTAATCCATTCTGTTTCAAAGATCAGCTCTACTCCTTCAGCGGTTTCTACTTCTTCGATTAATCCATAATATCTTTTAGAATTTACGAGATGGGCCATGATTTTTTTATCTACCAAAATTCTGGCTTTTTCCTTTTGGCCGTGGGATTTTTTCCGATAATCATTTACCTGTCCGTATTCCTGCAGAAAAGGGTTTTGTGTTTTGGAAATTTTTAAAATCCTATCGATTCTGAATTGTCTGAAATCATTCCTCAGGGTACAATAGGCCATGATATACCAAAAATTAAATTCAAAGAAGACCCCTACAGTTTCAATTGTCCTGGTCGTCACCCTGGAATCTACCGTCTGGTACTCTATCGTCAACTGGGTTTTCTCTGCAATACTCTCCAGAATAATAGGGATCACATTTTTCAGGGAATCCCCGGGTTGCGCATGCACATTAAAAACATCAATCTGCTTTTCAATATTACTGATCAGGTTTTTGTCTGAATATCTCAATACTGAACGTACTTTTTCCATAGCAGTCTGGTAATGCTCCCCCAGGCTTTGATGAGAAAACTTCTGCATAAGCTTTTCGGCAGTAATGAAGCTTAGCACTTCTTCCTTGGTAAACATCACGGGAGGAAGTTTATATCCGTCCATTAAAGAATAACCGTTTCCTGCTTCTCCTACAATAGGAATACCTGCGTTTTCCAATGTTTTTACATCGCGGTAAATGGTTCTGATACTCACATCAAATTTTTCAGCCAGATCCTGTGCTCTCACAACAGGTTTAGACTGTAACTGGGTAAGAATAGCGGTTACCCGATCGAGTTTCTTAAGGTAGTGATCATTCATTTCTGTCAACAAAACTAAAATTCTTTTTTGAGGTATGACTTATAAAAGTATCAGCTTTTTTGTTAAATTTATTTTTTGAACCTGACATCATTGTTTATGCACCACCCTCCATTCATTCAAACTATTGAGAATATTTTTAAGCCGGATCAGACTGTTATGGATGAGCTGGTCTCCCATTTAGAACTCAGGAATTACAGAAAGGGAGATTATTTGTTGAAGGCTGATGAAACCTGCCGTTATTTTTATTTTATCGAAAAAGGGCTGGTCAAATTATTCTTTGACAATGGGGATAAGGATTTTATCATGACATTTTTTTCGGAAAACTCATTTTTTACAGAATTAAGCGGTTTTCTAACGGGGAATCCTTCCAAATATATGATTGTTGCCCTGGAACCCACTCAGGTTCTCCGTATCCATAAAGATGTTGTGGTAAGGCTTTGTAAAAACAATCATTCTGCAGAAAGACTTTTCAGCAAGCTTTACTCAAAAGCTCCCGTGAATATGATGGGAAGGATCAGTGAAATGCTGGAGGATGATGGTAAAAAACGGTACATCAATTTTTTAAAGCAAAGACCTGACCTTATTCAACGGATCAGTCTTGGAGATCTTGCCGATTATATCGGAATTACCCAGGTTTCATTAAGCAGGATCAGAGCCCGGAAATTTTGAGGGAAAAGAAAACGAAGCTGGAAGAACAAAACTATTGTAAGCTGAATATATATAATTTGTCCCATAATATCTTCCAGCTCAGCTTCCAAATTCTTTCTTCATATTATTTATCATTTGTAAAAAAAATGCGGAAAATTCAGTTTTACATTTGTCACATAACAATTAAAAAACAATAGTATATCACAAAGAATCAACGCATTTGCAATGGGGAACAAAGCTGTAAATGCACTTCACAACATGGGTTTTCAGGTACAACATTCTTCCTTGGACAATTCATTTCTGGAACTGTTATATTTCCGGGTTTCCCAAATGAACGGATGTGCTTTTTGCCTGGATATGCATTCTAAAGAATTGAGGGCTAAAGGGGAAACTGAGCAAAGAATCTACCTGGTAAGTGCCTGGAGAGAATGCTCGTTTTATACAGACAAAGAAAAAGCAGGATTACTGTGGGCGGAAACATTAACAGCTTTACATGGTAAAGAAGTTCCGGATGAAATCTACTCAAAAGTAAGCCTGCATTTCTCAGAAACGGAAATGGTAGATCTGACAATGGCTGTTATTGCCATTAACAGTTACAACAGAATCAATATTGCTTTTGGAGCAGATGTGGGAGCATATCAGGTTTCTGAAAAAACTAACTAAATAACTTGAGGTTAAGAAAATTAAGTATAAAGGCCGGAGTTGAAAGAGGGATACTGGAAGTGACTTTCAGTTTTAATTATTGACAGGCCCCCCAATTGATTTTACATTAAACAAAAAAGATGAATGGCTTTGTTTTTATGACCTTCATAGCTTCCATCTTCCACCTAACTAAATCAGAAATTATTATTCCGAACTGACGTTAAATAATGAGCTCATCTGTACAGTTGAGCTTATTTAATTTTCCTTATATGTATTGACCAATTTATCCAGATTCAGGCTCCGTGCGGAAGCATCAAAAATTTCACGATACACTCCGTCTTTGCCATATAGTTCATCGTGCGTTCCATTTTCTACCACACGTCCTTTTTTCATAACATAGATGGTATCCGAATCCAGGATCTGGGACAGGGAATGAGAAATAATTACTACCGTCCTTCCCTCTTTAATAGCATCCAGGGAATTTTTAATCTGTTCTGTGGCAATCGCGTCCAGACTTGCTGTAGGTTCATCCAGAAAAATAATAGGTGGATTTTTGAGAAACAGCCTTGCAATGGCAATTCTTTGCTGCTGACCGCCTGACAGCTGCGTAGCATCATGTTGGTATCCATCGGGAAGGTCCATAATCTGTTCGTGCAGATATGCTTTTTTGGCCGCTTCCTCAATTTCTTTAAAGCTGGCATTCATATCTCCATAACGGATATTGTCTTCAATACTTCCCTGGAAAATATGGTTTCTCTGCAACACCAATCCCAGATCACTTCTGAGAAAAGTATTGTTATATTCATTCAGGTTGACACCATCCAGCAAAATATCCCCGGAGTCCGGCAGATAGAATTTGCATAAAAGGTTAATCACCGTTGACTTTCCTGCACCACTCAATCCAACCAGTGCGGTTGTTTTCCCGTTTTCAATTTTCATCGATACATTGTGGAGTGCTTTTGTACCATTAGGATAGGTAAAGTCAATATTTTTTAGCTCAAAAGTTCCCTTTATTTTCTGCTCTACAAATTTTCCGTTAGGCTCTGTTTCATCATCATCATTAAGAATGTCAAAGTATCCTTCGGCATAGATCATGGCATCATTCATATCATCATAGATCCTGTGCAATTGGCGGATGGGTGCCGAAACATTATTAAAAAGCATAATATGAAGCATAATTGCCCCAATGGTCATCTGCTGATCAAGCACAAGGTATACGGTCAACAGAATGATTAAAACGACTCCGAACTGCTCAATAAAAGTTTTCAGCCCATCATAAATAAAGTTTGTTTTCCTTGTAAACATCTGGCTTTCCATCAGCTGCATCTGAAGGTCATATTGCTTTTTACCTTCAAACTTTTCCCTTACGAAACTCTTAATGACCATAATGGAGTTGATAAGGTTTAAAAGTCCTGATGTTTTCTTTTCCCTCTGGTTTCTGAGCTGCCGGCGAACCCCGCTTAATTTTCCGGCCTGTAGTGAACTTATATAAAAATAAATAGGAACAATGATTGTGGATACTGCTCCTACATAGATATTCTGCATATACATAATAACCAGCGCAATAATGGCATTGGAAAAAAGAGGAAGAATATCAATAAAAAAATTCTGGACCAGCTTGGTCAGGCTTTCAATTCCACGGTCAATCCTGATCTGCAGCTTCCCGGACTCATGATTCTCATCATTAAAATAAGCTACCCGATAGGTCAGGATTTTATCAATGGCTGATTGTGCCAGCACAGAGCTTACATTAATCCTGATCTTCTCACCATAGAATTTCTGTCCGAAATTAATAAAAATATTGAGAAGCTCCTTTCCTAATAAAATAATGGAAATAATGATGAGGATATGAATTCCTTCCGACATCGGATGAGGAAGATGGGTAAGCTCGGTTACTTCATCCACCGTATACTTCAGAACAATCGGGTTGACCTGGGCAGCCAATGCTCCCAGAAAGGTTAAAAATAATGTTCCATAAATCATTAACCGGTAAGGTCTGATAAATGGGACCAGCTGTTTGTAAATTCCGAATAAAGTAACTGTTCTGTTGAAAGGTTTTGCCATAGCATTATTTAAACTAAAAAACGTACCGTTTTCAAGAGAAAAGGTACGTTTTTATTATTATTTTCAGCTAAAATAAGTTGCTTAATTTCAGTTTTTATTTTTTAATTTCCATCTCAATATCCCGAAAGAATATTGAAATTTATCATTATCCTTCATACATATACGTAGTCAGATAATGTAATTCCGGCTTACTTGCCCCTTTGGATTCAGCTTCTGCCTGTTCCATAGAATATTGGCTGTTGATCTCTTTCTTCTGGAAAACAAAAGAATTGTTGGCATTCTTATCGACCACTTCATTAAAGATATGTTCAATTTCGGAGTTGGCCAATGAAGCAAAACTGATATCTTCAAAACCATACATCAGCCTCAGGTCATCAAACTGTTTGAAATGTTCACTTACAAAAACCTGTAGCTGGGCTTTTGAGTCAAAATTACCTGCCCAGATGTTATAGGCATATTTCTTCTTTTTCGGCTTATCCAAAATACTCTGATACACAAAGTTTTCACCAAGATACGCTTCTCTTACCTGCGGATCGTTGGCAAGATCTTCCGGAAGTCCTTCTTTAAGGATTTTCCCTTCAAACATGATATATGTTTTATTGGTAATGGCTAAAGTCTGCTGAACGTTGTGATCGGTAATCAGAATACCGATATTTTTATCTACCAGGCTTCTTACAATTTTCTGGATATCTTCTACCGCGATCGGGTCTACCCCGGCAAAAGGTTCATCCAACAAGATAAAGTTGGGATTGGTAGCAAGACAACGGGCAATTTCCGTCCTACGCCTTTCTCCACCGGAGAGGAGATCTCCCCTGTTTTTACGGACATGCTGTAAAGAAAACTCTTCGATCAGCTCGTCACATTTGATCTGCTGCTCACGTTTTGAAAGTTTGGTCAGCTGTAAAACTCCCATAATGTTTTCTTCTACGGATAGTTTTCTGAAAACTGAAGCTTCCTGTGCCAGGTAACCGATTCCCTTCTGGGCCCTGCGGTACATGGCATCAGTGGTAATCTCCTGCTTATCCAGAAAAATTTTCCCTGAAGTAGGCTTAACCAACCCTACGATCATATAAAACGATGTGGTTTTTCCTGCCCCGTTAGGTCCCAGCAAACCAACGATTTCTCCTTGTTGAACCTGTACGGAAACACCTTTTACAACTTTTTTAGGACCGTATTCCTTGATTAAATTTTCTCCTCGTAAAATCATGGAGCAAATATATCAAAAATATAAACTTAATGAGAGGCAAAATAAGGAAAAGGTAAAATAGCAAAATCGTAAATAAGCGGGTTTATAATTTCGGTTCCAGGTAAAATCCTACCAGTTTTCAGCCTGATACTCTATGCCGGCATAAAACAAAATGGCAATTCATTTCTGTCTTTTAGCTTCTGTAACTTTTTATCGTTTCAGGCTACTTATCGTGAAACATATCAATCATTTACAAAATAGCAAGAAATGGAAAATTACGGTTATACAAAAACAGAAAACAACCCAAACCAACAAAATGGTATTCCCTATCGTTCGGAAAAGAAAATTCCTGCGGCAATTTTGGGAATTCTTGTAGGTTGGCTGGCTTTAAATAAATTCTATCTGGGGTATACCAAAGAAGGTATTATTCAGATCATCCTTAATATTGTAACATTGGGAGCAGCCTCTATTATTCCATTTATAGAAGGGATTCTTTATCTTTTTATGAATGACAAGCAATTTGATGACACTTATGTTTATGGAAGAAAAGGCTGGTTATAAATCCCATGTATAATTTATAAAAAAACACCTCAATCCGGAGGTGTTTTTTATTTTCTTATGAATTATTTGTTTAAAATCATGGCCGCTTCTTTGGCAAAATAGGTAAAGATCATATCTGCTCCTGCCCTTTTGAAACACGTCAGGTTTTCAATAATTGTTTTATCATTATCCAGCCATCCGTTCTGAGCGGCAGCTTTTACCATGGCATATTCTCCGCTTACATTATAAACA
Coding sequences within:
- a CDS encoding helix-turn-helix transcriptional regulator, with product MNDHYLKKLDRVTAILTQLQSKPVVRAQDLAEKFDVSIRTIYRDVKTLENAGIPIVGEAGNGYSLMDGYKLPPVMFTKEEVLSFITAEKLMQKFSHQSLGEHYQTAMEKVRSVLRYSDKNLISNIEKQIDVFNVHAQPGDSLKNVIPIILESIAEKTQLTIEYQTVDSRVTTRTIETVGVFFEFNFWYIMAYCTLRNDFRQFRIDRILKISKTQNPFLQEYGQVNDYRKKSHGQKEKARILVDKKIMAHLVNSKRYYGLIEEVETAEGVELIFETEWINDGFPRWLVTFADYATVLEPESLRIRLSELLIKMSERHK
- a CDS encoding tyrosine-protein phosphatase produces the protein MNTLIKISVLSISLCCIFSCKTQHFETPEYGKNETEKVLNIKKVYNFRTVGNIKNTEGRALKEGMLYRSAHLHQLKKKSFDEFGKLGIAEIIDLRNSKEIFEKPDHLPNGITYKKYSAFEDRGDQLAQARKLVLKGKVKASDADKRMVDFYREYVTENPEIIKTIIAEILEADHPVLYHCTAGKDRTGIITALILAILKFDEETIYNEYLLSNNYRKNLVRKRLHLAGNLHFLYPKMDLQVLEKLSWVEKRYLDAAFGEINKKYGSTDAYIQKVLGISDAKRTEYIQKFTY
- a CDS encoding thiamine diphosphokinase, producing MKDKVLLFINGDAPESFPDPENYDLIACTDGAFHYLKRIGFPLDKLDFISGDFDSHSGTDENIYQEKFIHTPDQDKTDFHKALDIIAEKGGKAVDILGGSGGEQDHFLGNLTVAYAFKDKMNLKFYDEFSEYYFIPKSFTINGVQDKMISLYPFPSVENVTTKGLNWPLHNGSLSITSRIGTRNFAIEDEVSIEYEKGDLLIFIGKNYL
- a CDS encoding cob(I)yrinic acid a,c-diamide adenosyltransferase yields the protein MKIYTKTGDKGQTALYGGTRVSKASARVDSYGNIDELNSFIGIAKSHIEDEEVLKQLKKIQFDLFTVGSEAATPVDKLMLANGKSRLPLIISEAEIEELEQWMDAFDEKLEPLQYFILPGGGKPATFLHAARTICRRAERSLVFLNESEEVRPELIKYLNRLSDYLFVLARYVSKLNNEPEEYWNPNER
- a CDS encoding ABC transporter ATP-binding protein; amino-acid sequence: MIYGTLFLTFLGALAAQVNPIVLKYTVDEVTELTHLPHPMSEGIHILIIISIILLGKELLNIFINFGQKFYGEKIRINVSSVLAQSAIDKILTYRVAYFNDENHESGKLQIRIDRGIESLTKLVQNFFIDILPLFSNAIIALVIMYMQNIYVGAVSTIIVPIYFYISSLQAGKLSGVRRQLRNQREKKTSGLLNLINSIMVIKSFVREKFEGKKQYDLQMQLMESQMFTRKTNFIYDGLKTFIEQFGVVLIILLTVYLVLDQQMTIGAIMLHIMLFNNVSAPIRQLHRIYDDMNDAMIYAEGYFDILNDDDETEPNGKFVEQKIKGTFELKNIDFTYPNGTKALHNVSMKIENGKTTALVGLSGAGKSTVINLLCKFYLPDSGDILLDGVNLNEYNNTFLRSDLGLVLQRNHIFQGSIEDNIRYGDMNASFKEIEEAAKKAYLHEQIMDLPDGYQHDATQLSGGQQQRIAIARLFLKNPPIIFLDEPTASLDAIATEQIKNSLDAIKEGRTVVIISHSLSQILDSDTIYVMKKGRVVENGTHDELYGKDGVYREIFDASARSLNLDKLVNTYKEN
- a CDS encoding Crp/Fnr family transcriptional regulator gives rise to the protein MNLTSLFMHHPPFIQTIENIFKPDQTVMDELVSHLELRNYRKGDYLLKADETCRYFYFIEKGLVKLFFDNGDKDFIMTFFSENSFFTELSGFLTGNPSKYMIVALEPTQVLRIHKDVVVRLCKNNHSAERLFSKLYSKAPVNMMGRISEMLEDDGKKRYINFLKQRPDLIQRISLGDLADYIGITQVSLSRIRARKF
- a CDS encoding DinB family protein; the encoded protein is MTTTATATKQFMSTEQLLEQWQGHRNLTRRVIESFPEKELFEFSVAGMRPFAKLAVELISIAGPALKGIIENNMEAYNEEGFNPKTKEEILKKWDEETEVINHYFNQISAERFQETFNLFGQYEFPVYQNILYFIDNEIHHRGQGYVYLRALGIEPPFFWERF
- a CDS encoding carboxymuconolactone decarboxylase family protein; its protein translation is MGNKAVNALHNMGFQVQHSSLDNSFLELLYFRVSQMNGCAFCLDMHSKELRAKGETEQRIYLVSAWRECSFYTDKEKAGLLWAETLTALHGKEVPDEIYSKVSLHFSETEMVDLTMAVIAINSYNRINIAFGADVGAYQVSEKTN
- a CDS encoding TM2 domain-containing protein; its protein translation is MENYGYTKTENNPNQQNGIPYRSEKKIPAAILGILVGWLALNKFYLGYTKEGIIQIILNIVTLGAASIIPFIEGILYLFMNDKQFDDTYVYGRKGWL